One Pararhizobium sp. IMCC3301 DNA segment encodes these proteins:
- a CDS encoding type II toxin-antitoxin system YhaV family toxin, which translates to MTGQQAAIVVNGWSIYAHPVFLDQLEGLIGEVEEKKRRVPKTYLKKNCAKRLAAISKLVTEVIPANPADARFRQGHTLGADKKHWFRAKFFQQYRLFFRFDAGAEIIVLAWVNDEKTLRAYGSRTDAYATFKGMLDSGNPPDDFNILLNQAKVATTRFDQTFKDT; encoded by the coding sequence ATGACCGGCCAGCAAGCGGCGATTGTCGTCAATGGCTGGTCTATCTATGCGCATCCGGTTTTTCTCGATCAGCTTGAAGGTCTGATCGGGGAGGTTGAAGAGAAAAAACGCCGTGTCCCGAAAACCTATCTGAAAAAGAATTGCGCCAAACGACTGGCGGCGATCAGCAAGCTTGTAACCGAAGTGATCCCTGCAAACCCGGCAGATGCCAGGTTTCGTCAGGGCCATACGCTGGGGGCCGATAAGAAACACTGGTTTCGCGCCAAATTCTTTCAACAATACAGATTGTTCTTCCGCTTTGACGCCGGGGCCGAAATCATCGTTCTGGCCTGGGTCAATGATGAAAAGACCTTGCGGGCCTATGGCAGCAGGACGGATGCCTATGCCACGTTTAAAGGCATGCTCGATAGCGGAAACCCGCCCGATGATTTCAATATTCTGCTGAACCAAGCTAAGGTTGCGACGACGCGGTTTGATCAGACGTTTAAAGACACCTAA
- a CDS encoding type II toxin-antitoxin system PrlF family antitoxin, which translates to MVAPAKITPVQEVSKLTDRYQTTVPRGVRKLLNLRKGDQLCYRHDADGRVYLEAAGPAEGDPALGAFLNLLEADITAHPERLTAFDGGLRNRLQALVGGSDVDLDAALSPDDE; encoded by the coding sequence ATGGTTGCACCTGCAAAAATTACGCCTGTGCAGGAAGTTTCAAAGCTGACGGATCGCTATCAGACAACGGTGCCCCGTGGTGTGCGCAAGCTGCTTAATCTGCGCAAGGGCGATCAGCTTTGTTATCGCCATGACGCGGATGGGCGCGTCTATCTCGAAGCGGCTGGCCCGGCGGAAGGCGACCCGGCGCTGGGGGCGTTTCTGAACCTGCTGGAAGCCGATATTACAGCGCATCCCGAGCGCCTTACCGCTTTCGACGGTGGCCTGCGGAACCGCTTGCAGGCGCTTGTCGGCGGCAGTGATGTCGATCTTGACGCCGCTCTGTCCCCTGATGACGAATGA